One Deltaproteobacteria bacterium DNA segment encodes these proteins:
- a CDS encoding efflux RND transporter permease subunit, whose product MKKVIEFSIGNPVIVNLVVLLILVSGVIAFVGMKRELFPDFSRRVIRIDTTYRGASPEEVEELITAKIEDRVRNVDGVNEMLSTSREGQSEIRLQMQSDTEMSRALGDVRAALDQVAGLPEEAEEPRVSEVLSAVPVITVALSGDIPERELGEIAKDVRDRLRRVDGVATVSIFGLRDSRILIEIDPERLDQYGLSLEEIRAAVANQNRNVPGGALKTARGEILVRTLGVAGGVADVERMILRSTSTGHALTVGDVAVVRESFEDPTALSRYGGRPAMNLVVIKEDSGDTISVSERVRDSVAEFRGTLPGTVSIGIFNDFSVFIRNRLGTLGESGAIGLSIVLATLCLFVRGRIAVLTALGIPFAVLGCMVLMSVFDYSLNMISAFGLILVLGLLVDDAVIVTENVYRYVEQGLPAKEAALRGTYEVAWPVVTTVMTTVAAFVPFLLIPGTIGFFMEPLPIVVTFALLLSLLEVLFILPSHLSEVITPAYANKLRRGERLWLTRMRRRDRLTGLRRMHVPGQRAWLARLRGGYETILGVAVRWRYVAVSVIVAGSVLLAVAAQYRVPFVLFKEFESSQFFINFETSANAKLEDTEAVAVQAEEIVLGLPPGEMKSLSTTVGAAFLDVNRVVRGSNVGQLTLELQEDRVRGSGEVIEDLRDKMERIPGITKLQFLSLQAGPGGPDIEARVIGEDLASLRRLTDEVKAFLATLPGVLDIRDDVVAGKEELRISLKPEGRTLGLDVRSIARQVQQGFQGVEASSIQRGDEDVPIVVRFPGDQRSQVDTVSRMKLTLPSGERVFLSDVADIGTGISATQINRDDQKRALSVFADVEVKTTTVLEVTDALKRQFADAGRRYPGQRVVVKGERQEMEESLGSLPQISLITLFVIYFVLGSLFKSFVQPFIVMAAIPFSLGGVVIGHLVMGENLTFMSLLGFIALAGVVVNDSLILVDFINRSRKSGTPAYESIIQSGVVRLRPVMLTTVTTVGGLLPLAFFATGQAKFLSPMAISVVWGLSFATVLTLILTPCLYAILDDLKVIVRRLFRYRAMPPEAVAAEHP is encoded by the coding sequence ATGAAGAAGGTGATCGAGTTCTCGATCGGGAACCCCGTCATCGTCAACCTGGTGGTGCTCCTGATCCTCGTCTCGGGGGTCATCGCCTTTGTCGGGATGAAGCGGGAGTTGTTCCCCGATTTCTCCCGCCGCGTGATCCGGATCGATACGACGTACCGAGGCGCCTCGCCCGAAGAGGTGGAGGAGCTCATCACCGCCAAGATCGAGGACAGGGTCCGCAACGTGGACGGCGTCAACGAGATGCTGTCCACTTCCCGCGAAGGGCAATCCGAAATCCGTCTACAGATGCAGTCGGATACCGAGATGAGCCGCGCTCTGGGGGACGTGCGCGCCGCCCTGGACCAGGTCGCCGGACTACCGGAGGAGGCCGAGGAGCCCCGGGTGAGCGAGGTCTTGTCCGCCGTCCCGGTGATCACCGTCGCATTGAGCGGCGACATCCCCGAGCGCGAGTTGGGGGAGATCGCCAAGGACGTGCGCGATCGGCTCCGGCGCGTCGACGGCGTCGCCACCGTCTCGATCTTCGGCTTGCGCGACAGCCGTATCCTCATCGAGATCGATCCGGAACGGCTCGATCAGTACGGGTTGAGCCTGGAAGAGATTCGCGCCGCCGTGGCCAATCAGAACCGCAACGTGCCCGGAGGCGCGCTGAAGACGGCGCGCGGCGAAATCCTTGTGCGGACCCTGGGGGTGGCCGGAGGCGTGGCCGATGTGGAGCGCATGATTCTCCGCTCCACCAGCACCGGGCATGCCCTCACGGTCGGTGACGTGGCCGTGGTGCGCGAATCCTTCGAAGACCCCACGGCGTTGTCGCGTTACGGCGGCAGGCCGGCGATGAACCTTGTGGTGATCAAGGAGGACAGCGGCGATACCATCAGTGTCTCGGAACGCGTCCGCGACTCCGTGGCGGAGTTCCGCGGCACCTTGCCGGGAACCGTTTCCATCGGGATCTTCAACGACTTTTCGGTGTTCATCCGAAACCGTTTGGGTACTCTGGGCGAGAGCGGCGCCATCGGCCTGAGCATCGTGCTGGCCACGCTGTGCCTGTTCGTGCGCGGCCGGATCGCCGTGTTGACCGCCCTCGGCATTCCGTTCGCGGTGCTGGGCTGCATGGTTCTGATGTCGGTCTTCGATTACAGCCTGAACATGATCTCCGCCTTCGGTCTGATCCTGGTCCTCGGCCTCTTGGTGGACGATGCCGTCATCGTGACCGAGAACGTGTACCGTTACGTGGAGCAGGGTCTGCCCGCCAAGGAGGCGGCGCTCCGGGGCACCTACGAGGTCGCCTGGCCCGTGGTCACCACCGTGATGACCACGGTCGCGGCTTTCGTTCCGTTCCTGCTGATCCCGGGAACCATCGGCTTCTTCATGGAGCCGCTCCCCATCGTGGTGACCTTCGCCTTGCTGCTCTCGCTGCTCGAGGTGTTGTTCATCCTGCCGTCGCATCTTTCGGAGGTGATCACGCCGGCCTATGCGAACAAGCTGCGCCGCGGGGAGCGCCTGTGGCTTACGCGAATGCGCCGTCGCGACCGCCTGACCGGTCTCCGGCGCATGCACGTGCCCGGCCAGCGCGCGTGGCTTGCCAGACTGCGCGGGGGCTATGAAACGATCCTCGGAGTCGCGGTCCGCTGGCGTTATGTGGCGGTCAGCGTGATCGTCGCGGGCAGTGTGCTGCTGGCGGTGGCGGCCCAGTATCGGGTGCCCTTCGTGCTCTTCAAGGAGTTCGAATCGAGCCAGTTCTTCATCAACTTCGAGACTTCCGCCAACGCCAAGCTGGAAGACACGGAGGCCGTGGCCGTTCAGGCAGAGGAGATCGTGCTGGGGTTGCCACCCGGCGAGATGAAGTCCCTATCCACCACCGTCGGCGCCGCCTTCCTGGACGTGAACCGCGTGGTGCGGGGAAGCAACGTGGGGCAACTCACCCTGGAGTTGCAAGAAGATCGCGTCCGCGGCTCGGGCGAGGTCATCGAGGATCTCCGGGACAAGATGGAGCGGATACCGGGCATCACCAAGCTCCAGTTCCTCAGTCTCCAGGCCGGACCCGGAGGGCCGGACATCGAGGCCCGGGTCATCGGCGAGGACCTGGCGAGCCTCAGGCGGCTGACGGATGAGGTGAAGGCGTTCCTGGCGACCTTGCCCGGAGTATTGGACATCCGCGACGACGTGGTCGCCGGCAAGGAGGAACTGCGCATCAGCCTCAAGCCGGAAGGGCGCACGCTGGGACTCGATGTGAGGAGCATCGCGCGTCAGGTGCAGCAGGGTTTCCAGGGGGTCGAGGCTTCGAGCATCCAGCGCGGCGACGAGGACGTGCCCATCGTCGTCCGGTTTCCCGGAGACCAGCGCAGCCAGGTCGACACCGTGTCGCGCATGAAGCTCACGTTGCCCTCCGGTGAGCGGGTCTTCCTGAGTGACGTCGCCGACATCGGCACCGGCATCAGCGCGACCCAGATCAACCGGGACGACCAGAAGCGGGCGCTGAGCGTTTTCGCGGACGTGGAGGTGAAGACAACCACGGTGTTGGAGGTTACGGACGCCTTGAAGCGGCAGTTCGCCGACGCCGGCCGCCGCTACCCGGGCCAGCGCGTCGTGGTCAAGGGCGAGCGGCAGGAGATGGAGGAGTCGCTGGGTTCCCTGCCGCAAATCTCCTTGATCACGTTGTTCGTCATCTATTTCGTGCTGGGTTCCCTGTTCAAGTCGTTCGTACAGCCGTTCATCGTCATGGCCGCGATTCCCTTCTCCCTCGGCGGCGTCGTGATCGGCCATCTCGTCATGGGGGAAAACCTGACCTTCATGTCCCTCCTGGGCTTCATCGCCCTCGCGGGCGTGGTGGTCAACGATTCCCTCATCCTGGTGGACTTCATCAACCGCAGCCGGAAAAGCGGCACGCCGGCGTACGAGTCGATCATCCAGTCGGGCGTCGTGCGCCTGAGGCCGGTCATGCTCACCACCGTCACCACGGTCGGCGGGCTTCTGCCGCTGGCCTTCTTCGCCACCGGCCAGGCCAAGTTCCTCTCGCCCATGGCCATCTCGGTGGTCTGGGGTCTGTCGTTCGCCACCGTCCTCACGCTGATCCTCACCCCCTGTCTCTACGCCATACTGGATGACTTGAAGGTGATCGTCCGGCGGTTGTTCCGCTACCGCGCCATGCCGCCCGAGGCAGTCGCCGCGGAGCATCCTTGA